The nucleotide window TTTCCAACGGTCATATCTCTCATTCATTCATCAAACTCAATATTATTAGTACTCCCTCTGCTGACTGCTACACCATCGTCACTATTCTCTCAACCAAAATCCATGGACTCCTCCTCCGGCCATTCAACTCCGCCTTCCCACCGCTCCGACCCTCGCCTCCGCCCCAGATCCTCCTCCCGGCTCGCCCACTCCTTCGACCACCCCATCGACCCCTCATCCCCAATCAATTCCTCACTCCAagacctcctcctcctctccccACCCTCCTCTTTCCACCATCCCAAACTCCTCCCTCAGCCCTCCCAAGACCTCCCGGAACCCATCCCCAACGTCATTCCCCGCAAGAAGAGCAAGAGCTCCAACCAGCTCCCGACAACCTGCGCATCCCCCCGCAGCGCTCGCCGCGCGCGCAGGCGGCTGGAGAAGGAGATCATCAGGGATGATAGAGATTTTGGTTGCGGCATCGATGATGATGTTGCTAAGCCGAGGAAGCGCAGGCAGAGTACCAAGCCCAAGGTCTCCCGCAAGGAGAGGATGATCCTTGTCTCTCCCCCTCCtattcctcctcctcctcctcctattAGTATTCCAGTGCCCAGTGCGCCTCCATTTTTCTCTTCTGATTGTTCTGTGATTCATCGTTCTTTACCCCCTTCTGattcttcttgttttgattgcaGGGATTGTTGATGAGGATTGCTGCAGCAGCTTTGATGGTTTGCTGGAAATGATTTTGGAGCTGATAATGTGGAAAAATGTTGCCAAATCCTCATTTTGGTTTGGTTTAGGATCAGTGTTTTTTCTGTCTTCTTGGTTTTCCAGGGATTTCAGCTTCAGGTTAGGTTTGCTTTTCAAGTATTTTGTCTTGATTCgtttttaagtaattaaattgaacttcttttttcttcttcttcttcttcttcgaacaATTACAGCTTTATCACCGCCATTTCTCATCTGTGTATCTTGGTTTTGGCCATTGCCTTCTTCTGTGACTCTTTCTCCCGAAGGTGCATATTTTGTTCATTAGTTTCGGCTGATTTCTAGTTACTTAATTGAACAAGATTGCTCATTGTATGGTGCTAAATTAAAGCAGCAAGCAGAAGATGAGAGGGGTATTCAAGCTGACAGAAGATGATGTTCTTCGAGTTTCTCGAGTAGTTTTACCACTTGCTAATGCTGCACTGGTGAAGGCCCAAGGAGTTTTCTCTGGAGAGCCATTGATGACTCTCAAAGCAAGTGCCTTTTAATTTGTTTCCGGTTTTCTCCTCTGATCTGATCCAAAGTCTTCCTGTTcacattttaattttcttggttTCAGGTGGTacctgtttttatttttggagcTAAATTCGGTCATCTGATAACACCATGGAGGATTTCTGCAACTGGTTTGTATTGcataaaccaattaatctttCAACTCTTTGTAGTTTGCTGCTGCATTTTTATGAAGTCATGCActtgtttttcttcaatttttctaGGATTTTTCCTGCTTTTTACTGTTCCGAAACTCTTGGCTTGTTACTCCCAGCAGATACATAAAAAAGGTTAGTTCTCAGATTGCATGTCATACATGAGTCTTCATCTGATTTATCCAGAATGTGAACATGAATCCTTTTGCCTGCTATTTTATTTCCACC belongs to Dioscorea cayenensis subsp. rotundata cultivar TDr96_F1 chromosome 17, TDr96_F1_v2_PseudoChromosome.rev07_lg8_w22 25.fasta, whole genome shotgun sequence and includes:
- the LOC120280199 gene encoding reticulon-like protein B17 isoform X2, with the translated sequence MDSSSGHSTPPSHRSDPRLRPRSSSRLAHSFDHPIDPSSPINSSLQDLLLLSPPSSFHHPKLLPQPSQDLPEPIPNVIPRKKSKSSNQLPTTCASPRSARRARRRLEKEIIRDDRDFGCGIDDDVAKPRKRRQSTKPKVSRKERMILVSPPPIPPPPPPISIPVPRIVDEDCCSSFDGLLEMILELIMWKNVAKSSFWFGLGSVFFLSSWFSRDFSFSFITAISHLCILVLAIAFFCDSFSRSKQKMRGVFKLTEDDVLRVSRVVLPLANAALVKAQGVFSGEPLMTLKVVPVFIFGAKFGHLITPWRISATGFFLLFTVPKLLACYSQQIHKKAENIRNHICEAWRSCQHKKFAGGSAAILLWNLLSIKARIFVAFFSIVMLRYHHQQLLVGEDKDKKEMPEGEQQEALELVE
- the LOC120280199 gene encoding reticulon-like protein B17 isoform X1, producing MDSSSGHSTPPSHRSDPRLRPRSSSRLAHSFDHPIDPSSPINSSLQDLLLLSPPSSFHHPKLLPQPSQDLPEPIPNVIPRKKSKSSNQLPTTCASPRSARRARRRLEKEIIRDDRDFGCGIDDDVAKPRKRRQSTKPKVSRKERMILVSPPPIPPPPPPISIPVPRIVDEDCCSSFDGLLEMILELIMWKNVAKSSFWFGLGSVFFLSSWFSRDFSFSFITAISHLCILVLAIAFFCDSFSRSSKQKMRGVFKLTEDDVLRVSRVVLPLANAALVKAQGVFSGEPLMTLKVVPVFIFGAKFGHLITPWRISATGFFLLFTVPKLLACYSQQIHKKAENIRNHICEAWRSCQHKKFAGGSAAILLWNLLSIKARIFVAFFSIVMLRYHHQQLLVGEDKDKKEMPEGEQQEALELVE